Proteins from a single region of Chloroflexota bacterium:
- a CDS encoding aspartate aminotransferase family protein yields the protein MSALTTETILRDYETYVSSGRTNFFRSIGLPLIPGKREGVRMYDREGHAFINCRSSGGVFNLGHRPRAIIDALKLALDDLDIGDHLLLSEWRARLAKKLAALAPGDLRYSTFTPGGGEAIDVAIKLARAYTGRPGVIYATEGYHGHTGFALSATTAQFQAKFGPMMPGFRSVPFGDGDALERAVNETTAAVIFETIPVTGGILIPPPDYYPRARALCDKFGAQLILDEVQAGLGRTGKLWALSEWNVVPDFMVLGKGLSAAIYPISAAMYRPHIDAHFADEPFFHLSSYGGAELGCVAASTMLDQITAPGFLDNVNARVQQFADGLATMQARYPALIAEVRQRGLMIGIELTDALLGPALTLALAQRGVLANYAGARESTLIIMPPLIIGAEDTALVLRALDDACANLAGK from the coding sequence TTGTCTGCTTTAACCACTGAAACGATTTTGCGCGATTACGAAACGTACGTGTCATCTGGCAGGACGAATTTCTTTCGCTCGATTGGATTACCGCTCATTCCCGGCAAGCGCGAAGGTGTGCGAATGTACGACCGCGAGGGACACGCGTTCATCAATTGCCGTTCGAGCGGCGGCGTGTTCAACCTGGGTCATCGCCCGCGCGCGATCATTGATGCGCTGAAACTCGCGCTCGACGATCTCGACATCGGCGATCATTTGTTGTTGAGCGAATGGCGCGCGCGGCTCGCGAAAAAACTCGCCGCGCTCGCGCCGGGCGATTTACGTTACTCGACGTTTACGCCCGGCGGCGGCGAAGCGATTGACGTCGCGATCAAACTTGCGCGCGCGTACACCGGTCGCCCGGGCGTGATCTATGCGACCGAGGGTTATCACGGTCACACCGGCTTTGCGCTCTCCGCGACGACCGCGCAGTTCCAAGCCAAGTTCGGTCCGATGATGCCAGGTTTTCGATCCGTACCATTTGGCGATGGCGACGCGCTCGAACGCGCGGTGAACGAAACGACCGCCGCAGTCATCTTTGAAACGATCCCAGTCACTGGCGGCATTCTGATTCCGCCGCCCGATTATTATCCGCGTGCGCGCGCGTTGTGCGACAAGTTCGGCGCGCAGTTGATTCTCGACGAAGTGCAAGCCGGGCTGGGTCGCACCGGTAAATTGTGGGCGCTCTCCGAGTGGAATGTCGTTCCCGATTTTATGGTGCTCGGCAAAGGACTCTCCGCCGCGATCTATCCGATCAGCGCGGCGATGTATCGCCCACACATTGACGCGCATTTTGCCGACGAGCCGTTCTTTCACTTGTCGTCGTACGGCGGCGCGGAGCTGGGATGCGTCGCCGCGTCCACGATGCTCGATCAAATCACCGCGCCCGGTTTTCTCGATAACGTAAACGCGCGGGTGCAACAATTCGCGGACGGACTCGCGACGATGCAGGCGCGCTATCCCGCGCTCATCGCGGAGGTGCGCCAACGCGGCTTGATGATCGGCATCGAGTTGACCGATGCACTGCTCGGACCCGCGCTCACGCTCGCGCTCGCGCAACGCGGCGTACTCGCGAATTATGCCGGCGCGCGCGAAAGCACGCTCATCATCATGCCACCGCTCATCATCGGCGCAGAAGACACCGCGCTCGTGTTGCGCGCGCTCGACGATGCGTGCGCGAATCTCGCCGGCAAGTAA
- a CDS encoding nucleotidyl transferase AbiEii/AbiGii toxin family protein encodes MSKLKRRVLTPTAKELFAVLRDSPRIKDFFLAGGTALALQLGHRSSVDFDFFSPTNAVLDDWRQIVITDLEAEGKVEIQSQNDGTLLLRFENVPMSFFRYPYPFIAPPIVEGNVRIAAMLDIGLMKMAAIIGRGRKRDFVDLFFIAQQISLDELFQHSAEKFPNVRDFALQAARALVYFADAEADPMPRMFQPVQWNRVKRFFEREVARISKGWVGI; translated from the coding sequence ATGTCAAAGCTCAAACGCCGTGTGTTGACGCCCACAGCCAAAGAATTGTTTGCCGTCTTGCGTGACTCTCCGCGGATCAAAGATTTTTTTCTCGCCGGCGGAACGGCGCTTGCGTTACAACTGGGACATCGCAGTTCGGTGGATTTTGATTTTTTCTCGCCGACCAACGCCGTTTTGGACGATTGGCGGCAGATTGTGATCACTGATCTGGAAGCAGAAGGAAAAGTGGAAATCCAAAGCCAGAATGATGGCACGTTGCTCTTGCGTTTTGAGAATGTGCCGATGAGTTTCTTCCGTTATCCATATCCGTTCATTGCGCCTCCGATTGTTGAGGGCAATGTGCGAATCGCTGCGATGCTTGACATCGGCTTGATGAAAATGGCGGCGATCATTGGGCGCGGGCGCAAGCGCGATTTTGTGGATTTGTTTTTCATCGCTCAACAAATCTCGTTGGATGAGTTATTCCAACATAGCGCGGAAAAGTTTCCGAACGTCCGGGATTTCGCGCTCCAAGCCGCGCGCGCATTGGTGTACTTTGCCGATGCGGAGGCAGACCCAATGCCGCGAATGTTTCAACCCGTTCAGTGGAATCGGGTGAAGAGATTTTTCGAGCGCGAGGTCGCGCGGATCAGTAAAGGGTGGGTCGGAATCTAA
- a CDS encoding NUDIX domain-containing protein has protein sequence MVALAARLRERIQGSLTSALRPLALCILRRGDEILVFEATDPTKHQTFYRPLGGGIEFGERGEVAVVRELREEIGADITQVSYRATLENIFVYDGQRGHEVVLLYEAEFADRSLYACEQFDVMENGAIAVKAMWKSLRFFRERRAPLYPDGLLDLLSTHSPRKH, from the coding sequence ATGGTCGCGCTTGCGGCGCGCTTGCGCGAACGCATCCAAGGTTCATTGACGAGCGCGCTCCGTCCGCTCGCGTTGTGCATTCTGCGGCGCGGCGATGAGATTCTGGTTTTCGAAGCGACCGACCCGACCAAGCATCAAACGTTTTATCGCCCGCTCGGTGGTGGCATCGAATTTGGCGAACGCGGCGAAGTCGCCGTCGTGCGCGAACTGCGCGAAGAAATCGGCGCGGACATTACCCAGGTGAGTTATCGCGCGACGCTCGAAAATATCTTCGTTTATGATGGACAACGCGGGCATGAAGTCGTGTTGTTGTACGAAGCCGAATTTGCCGATCGTTCGTTGTACGCGTGCGAGCAATTCGACGTGATGGAAAACGGCGCGATTGCCGTCAAGGCGATGTGGAAATCTCTCCGGTTTTTTCGTGAGAGACGCGCGCCGCTTTATCCGGACGGATTGCTCGACCTGCTCTCAACTCATTCACCAAGGAAGCATTGA
- a CDS encoding TlyA family RNA methyltransferase encodes MPKKRLDVLLVERALAETRQRAQALILAGEVTVNGQVVTQAGKPVPDDAAIAVRAPLPYVSRGGLKLAGALDDFRVDPRDKTCADIGASTGGFTDCLLQRGAARVYAIDVGYGQLAWKIRTDARVVVMDRVNARYLDALPEPIDLATMDASFISLALLLPTVKRGLSPHGEIVALVKPQFEAGREQVGRGGIVRDARVHRTVLAQVAQCAQREALRVRGICSSPIEGADGNREFFIYLSADLTLEEIDVERAIDEVTQDG; translated from the coding sequence GTGCCGAAAAAGCGGTTGGATGTTTTGTTGGTCGAACGCGCCCTGGCGGAGACGCGCCAACGTGCACAGGCGTTGATTCTCGCCGGCGAGGTGACGGTGAACGGGCAAGTCGTCACGCAAGCCGGTAAACCGGTGCCGGACGATGCGGCGATTGCAGTGCGCGCGCCGCTGCCGTACGTCAGTCGCGGTGGACTGAAACTCGCTGGCGCGTTGGACGATTTCCGGGTTGATCCGCGCGATAAAACGTGCGCGGATATTGGCGCATCCACCGGCGGATTCACCGATTGCTTGCTTCAACGCGGCGCGGCGCGCGTGTACGCGATTGATGTGGGGTACGGTCAACTCGCGTGGAAGATTCGAACCGACGCGCGCGTCGTCGTAATGGATCGCGTGAATGCGCGATACCTCGACGCGCTGCCGGAACCGATTGACCTCGCGACGATGGACGCGTCGTTCATTTCGCTCGCGTTGTTGTTGCCGACCGTCAAACGCGGATTGTCCCCGCACGGCGAAATCGTCGCGCTCGTCAAGCCGCAGTTCGAAGCCGGGCGCGAACAGGTGGGGCGGGGCGGCATCGTGCGCGATGCGCGCGTGCATCGCACCGTCCTCGCGCAAGTCGCGCAATGCGCGCAGCGCGAAGCGTTGCGCGTGCGCGGCATTTGCTCGTCGCCCATCGAGGGCGCGGACGGCAATCGCGAGTTTTTTATTTATTTGAGCGCGGATCTAACGTTGGAAGAGATAGATGTTGAAAGAGCGATTGATGAAGTTACCCAAGACGGTTGA
- a CDS encoding MoxR family ATPase, with protein MFNNISEVKTALAGQQYIATDEIATVIFLAEKLGKPVLVEGPAGVGKTELGKAWAAMAQRELIRLQCYEGLDETKALYEWEYAKQMLYTQLLRDKLQDVLRDTHTLAQAADKLAAEEDVFFSTRFLLPRPLLRAILSEKPVALLIDEIDRADAEFEAFLLEVLSDFQISVPELGTLKAKHMPFVILTSNNTRELSEALKRRCLYLFVDYPTSESELRIVKLKVPDLAPQLAQQAVELVQRLRKLDLKKHPSVSETIDWARALVMLNSKSLDPKVLETTLSVLLKHEHDIQRAQRIVGEFNVRDEDDDEDRGASDVRRIRPARK; from the coding sequence ATGTTCAACAATATCAGTGAAGTTAAAACCGCGCTGGCGGGACAACAGTACATCGCGACGGATGAAATCGCGACCGTGATTTTTCTCGCGGAAAAATTGGGCAAGCCGGTGTTGGTCGAAGGTCCTGCCGGCGTGGGCAAGACCGAATTGGGCAAGGCGTGGGCGGCAATGGCGCAACGCGAACTGATTCGCTTGCAATGCTACGAAGGTCTCGACGAGACCAAGGCGCTGTACGAGTGGGAGTACGCCAAGCAGATGTTGTACACGCAACTCTTGCGCGACAAACTGCAAGATGTGTTGCGTGATACGCACACGTTAGCGCAAGCCGCCGACAAACTCGCGGCGGAAGAAGACGTGTTCTTTTCGACGCGTTTCTTGTTGCCGCGCCCACTCTTGCGCGCGATTCTCTCCGAGAAACCCGTGGCGTTGCTGATTGACGAAATTGATCGCGCCGACGCGGAATTTGAAGCGTTCTTGCTCGAAGTGTTGAGCGATTTCCAAATCAGCGTCCCAGAGTTGGGGACGCTCAAAGCCAAGCACATGCCGTTCGTCATTCTCACGAGCAACAATACGCGCGAACTGTCCGAGGCGCTCAAGCGTCGTTGTCTCTATCTCTTTGTGGACTATCCGACGAGCGAATCGGAATTGCGGATCGTCAAGCTCAAGGTGCCCGATCTCGCGCCGCAACTCGCGCAACAAGCGGTCGAGTTGGTGCAACGCTTACGGAAACTCGATCTCAAAAAACATCCGAGCGTGAGCGAGACGATTGACTGGGCGCGCGCGCTCGTCATGCTCAACTCGAAATCGCTCGATCCCAAAGTACTCGAAACGACGTTGAGCGTTCTGCTCAAGCACGAGCACGACATCCAACGCGCGCAGCGCATCGTCGGCGAGTTCAATGTGCGCGACGAAGACGACGACGAGGATCGCGGCGCGAGCGACGTGCGGCGGATTCGTCCGGCACGCAAATAA
- the uppS gene encoding di-trans,poly-cis-decaprenylcistransferase, with protein sequence MKLPKTVDESSAFEFLPRHIGIMMDGNGRWAQAHGLSRHEGHRFGTLNVRRALDACARQGIRVVTLYVFSTENWGRPRAEIEGFFELLAQVIDRETENFRREGVRLIHSGSLDGIPAVLADKVTRAVAATRENRAYTLNVAFNYGGRREILRATQQILRERIAPDALTEDVFDRYLYTAGLGDMDLVIRTGGDQRLSNFFPWQSARGVFYSTPTYWPDFDERELARALDAYNRFFQSRAE encoded by the coding sequence ATGAAGTTACCCAAGACGGTTGACGAGTCCTCTGCGTTTGAATTTTTGCCGCGTCACATTGGAATTATGATGGATGGCAACGGACGTTGGGCGCAGGCGCACGGCTTGTCACGTCACGAGGGACATCGCTTTGGCACGCTCAACGTGCGCCGCGCGCTCGACGCGTGCGCGCGCCAAGGGATTCGTGTCGTTACACTCTACGTTTTCTCGACCGAAAACTGGGGTCGCCCGCGCGCAGAGATCGAAGGATTTTTCGAATTGCTTGCTCAAGTGATTGATCGCGAGACCGAGAATTTTCGGCGCGAGGGTGTGCGGCTCATTCACAGTGGCTCGCTCGATGGCATCCCGGCGGTGCTCGCGGATAAAGTCACGCGCGCCGTCGCGGCGACGCGCGAGAATCGCGCGTACACGTTGAACGTCGCGTTCAACTATGGCGGACGGAGGGAGATTTTGCGCGCGACCCAACAAATCTTGCGCGAGCGCATCGCGCCGGACGCGCTAACGGAAGACGTGTTCGACCGCTATCTGTATACCGCCGGTCTCGGCGACATGGACTTGGTGATTCGCACCGGCGGCGATCAGCGTCTCTCGAATTTTTTCCCCTGGCAATCGGCGCGCGGCGTCTTCTACTCCACGCCGACGTACTGGCCCGACTTTGACGAGCGTGAGCTGGCGCGCGCGCTCGACGCGTACAACCGTTTCTTCCAATCCCGCGCGGAGTAA
- a CDS encoding endonuclease/exonuclease/phosphatase family protein, translating into MLLRLWHKETFLALALPALTTTFGLQLLRVLMPSFLWYLGDSVELSYVLLGLLALAVFGASFLAGAFRRRLGHARALIVATSGVGIARLAEQLSINPASDLLYAVVGTILFMFFFPVYLAQMRAEGGDAIRRFGRGFLLGVALDTTIHGALGTLDLSWQTDWVALVFVALLVAAQWALLRRLRAVGAPEDYASAWRDAPLVAIGPFIFVSLVILQNLARVTTLTGFAPPMAFAFLVVANAIGLAAALLPIIPERSTMFAVVVATGFVAILASRPDPQPGTSDLLYLFGNLLLFPLVTLIFAGLSAKSSVGEFTPSVIANGIGWVIFVVLMFAYYISYEMRLPFPNTWLPPFAVMLVGVGAIIAMRTMPLYPAAESWTSATIAFVLVLVPIGMAIGWRTPAPETGNGFPVRVMTYNIHNGFNTDGRLDLESIARTIEQGKPDVVGLQEIARGWVVDSSVDTLAWLSRRLKMPYIFAPTADRVWGNAILSRYPIKAWGSEPLPPRDLPLKRGVMWARIDAGNGDELLFIATHYHHVEKDTAIRQQQSPEIVRVWNQRPRVVMVGDLNARPESKEIAMLREAGLKDAFAAIGNGDGFTFNSVKPYERIDYIWFSPDLKLSDLMIPKSTASDHLGIAVTVGK; encoded by the coding sequence ATGCTCTTACGACTCTGGCACAAGGAAACATTTCTGGCGCTGGCATTGCCGGCATTGACGACCACCTTTGGCTTGCAACTGTTGCGCGTGTTGATGCCCTCCTTCTTGTGGTATCTGGGCGATTCGGTTGAGTTGTCGTATGTTCTGCTCGGTCTGCTCGCGCTGGCGGTTTTCGGCGCGTCATTTCTCGCCGGCGCGTTTCGTCGCCGATTGGGACACGCGCGTGCATTGATCGTCGCGACGAGCGGCGTCGGCATCGCGCGGCTTGCCGAACAACTATCCATCAACCCCGCGTCCGATTTGTTGTATGCTGTGGTGGGAACGATTCTGTTCATGTTTTTCTTTCCGGTGTATCTCGCCCAGATGCGCGCGGAAGGCGGCGACGCGATTCGCCGATTCGGTCGCGGCTTTTTGCTCGGCGTCGCGCTCGACACGACGATTCACGGCGCGCTCGGCACGCTCGATTTGAGTTGGCAAACGGACTGGGTCGCGTTGGTGTTCGTTGCGTTGCTCGTCGCCGCGCAGTGGGCGCTGTTGCGGCGTTTGCGCGCGGTGGGCGCGCCGGAAGATTACGCGAGCGCGTGGCGCGATGCGCCGCTCGTCGCGATCGGTCCATTCATTTTTGTTTCGCTCGTCATTTTGCAAAACCTCGCGCGCGTGACGACGCTGACCGGTTTTGCGCCGCCGATGGCGTTTGCGTTTCTCGTCGTCGCCAACGCGATCGGTCTCGCCGCCGCGCTCTTGCCCATCATCCCGGAACGCTCGACGATGTTCGCGGTGGTCGTGGCAACGGGCTTTGTCGCGATCCTGGCATCGCGCCCCGATCCGCAACCCGGTACGTCCGATTTGTTGTACTTGTTCGGCAACTTGCTTTTGTTTCCGCTCGTTACGTTGATCTTTGCCGGGTTGAGCGCGAAATCGTCGGTGGGCGAATTCACGCCGAGCGTCATCGCAAACGGGATCGGCTGGGTGATTTTTGTCGTGTTGATGTTCGCGTATTACATCAGTTATGAAATGCGCTTGCCGTTTCCGAATACCTGGCTGCCACCGTTCGCGGTGATGCTGGTCGGCGTCGGCGCGATTATCGCGATGCGGACGATGCCACTGTATCCCGCTGCTGAGAGTTGGACGTCGGCAACGATTGCGTTTGTGCTTGTGCTCGTGCCCATTGGGATGGCGATCGGTTGGCGCACGCCCGCGCCGGAAACTGGGAATGGATTTCCGGTGCGCGTGATGACGTACAACATTCACAATGGTTTCAACACGGACGGACGCTTGGACCTCGAATCCATCGCGCGGACGATTGAGCAAGGCAAGCCGGATGTCGTCGGCTTGCAAGAGATCGCGCGCGGCTGGGTCGTGGACAGTTCGGTGGACACACTTGCATGGTTGTCGCGACGTTTGAAGATGCCGTACATTTTCGCGCCAACGGCAGACCGCGTGTGGGGCAACGCGATTCTTTCGCGCTATCCGATCAAGGCGTGGGGAAGCGAACCATTGCCGCCGCGCGATTTACCACTCAAGCGCGGCGTGATGTGGGCGCGGATTGACGCGGGCAACGGCGACGAATTGTTGTTCATCGCGACGCATTATCATCATGTCGAAAAGGACACCGCGATTCGCCAACAACAATCGCCAGAAATTGTGCGCGTGTGGAATCAACGTCCGCGCGTTGTGATGGTCGGCGATTTGAACGCGCGACCCGAGTCAAAGGAAATCGCAATGTTGCGCGAGGCGGGGTTGAAGGACGCGTTCGCGGCGATTGGGAACGGCGATGGATTCACCTTTAATTCGGTCAAGCCGTACGAACGCATTGATTACATTTGGTTCTCACCCGACCTGAAGTTGAGCGATTTGATGATTCCGAAAAGTACGGCGTCGGATCACCTGGGCATCGCGGTGACGGTGGGCAAGTGA
- a CDS encoding VWA domain-containing protein: protein MDQRIVEFIAGLRAAGVRVSIAESADAFRAIEHLGIQERDLFRSALRTTLVKDASDTPAFERLFPLYFGSGGPPMLDPNKELAPGDMENLKDALRDLLGDNDKLRQMMRYLLEGQNPTREEMERLGNQAGVPLARHPYQQQWLTRRMLRQLGMDEEFKDLMRQLIEKLEAMGMSRETMQRLGQMAMENLERLEEQFEQYVGAQIAQNAAKEPQERKPFRGPDLMQKPFGALSEREMAELRNQVRRLAARLRSRAALRQRRGKRGTLDAKRTIRANLRYASVPIELKHKRRHLKPRLILICDVSTSVRPVVEFLLKLVYDLQDQISSTRSFVFIDDIVDVSAEFAQRRPETAVQRVLDNNPPGYYNTNLGFSLVHFCKEFLTTVDHRTTVIVLGDGRNNYLNPRPDALTEIKKRARRVIWFNPEHPRLWGTGDSDMHTYAPVCDAVHEVGNLAQLAEAIDRLFA from the coding sequence GTGGATCAACGAATTGTAGAGTTCATCGCGGGCTTGCGCGCGGCGGGCGTGCGCGTGAGCATCGCGGAAAGCGCGGATGCGTTCCGCGCGATAGAACATCTCGGCATTCAAGAGCGCGACTTGTTTCGCTCGGCGTTGCGGACGACGCTCGTCAAGGATGCGTCCGACACGCCGGCGTTCGAACGCCTGTTCCCATTGTACTTTGGCAGCGGCGGTCCGCCGATGCTCGACCCCAACAAAGAGTTAGCGCCGGGCGATATGGAAAATTTGAAAGACGCGTTGCGCGATTTGCTTGGCGACAATGACAAGTTGCGTCAAATGATGCGCTATTTGCTCGAAGGGCAAAACCCGACGCGCGAAGAAATGGAGCGACTGGGCAATCAAGCCGGTGTGCCGCTCGCGCGCCATCCGTACCAACAACAATGGCTCACGCGGCGCATGTTGCGTCAACTCGGCATGGACGAAGAGTTCAAAGACTTGATGCGGCAGTTGATCGAGAAACTCGAAGCGATGGGGATGAGCCGCGAGACGATGCAGCGTCTCGGACAAATGGCGATGGAGAATCTCGAACGACTCGAAGAACAATTCGAGCAGTACGTCGGCGCGCAGATCGCGCAGAATGCGGCGAAGGAGCCACAGGAGCGGAAACCTTTTCGCGGTCCCGATCTGATGCAGAAACCGTTCGGCGCGTTGAGCGAACGCGAAATGGCGGAACTGCGTAACCAGGTGCGACGACTTGCCGCGCGCTTGCGCTCACGCGCGGCGTTGCGTCAACGGCGCGGCAAACGCGGCACGCTCGACGCCAAGCGCACGATTCGCGCGAACCTGCGCTATGCCAGCGTGCCAATCGAACTCAAGCACAAACGGCGTCATCTCAAACCCAGGTTGATTTTGATTTGCGACGTGTCCACCTCGGTGCGTCCCGTCGTCGAGTTTCTGCTCAAGTTGGTGTACGACTTGCAGGATCAAATCAGCAGCACGCGTAGTTTCGTGTTCATTGACGACATCGTAGACGTGAGCGCGGAATTCGCGCAACGGCGTCCCGAAACTGCGGTGCAACGCGTGCTCGACAATAACCCGCCCGGCTATTACAACACGAACCTGGGTTTTTCGCTCGTGCATTTCTGCAAGGAATTTCTCACGACGGTGGATCATCGCACGACGGTGATCGTGCTCGGCGACGGGCGCAACAACTATCTCAACCCGCGCCCCGACGCGTTGACCGAAATCAAAAAGCGCGCGCGCCGCGTGATCTGGTTCAACCCAGAACATCCGCGGCTGTGGGGCACGGGCGACAGCGACATGCACACGTACGCGCCGGTGTGCGATGCGGTGCACGAAGTGGGGAACCTCGCGCAACTTGCGGAGGCGATTGACCGGTTGTTCGCATAA
- a CDS encoding ABC transporter ATP-binding protein — protein sequence MRRVAAYARPYAFKIFLALLAILASSVLGLMPPLLFREMIDRALPQKDFTRLNVLAFAMIAVPLLDGLITTGQRWLTAQVGEGIIADLRKSLYAHMQKMSLRFFTNTKTGELMSRLNNDVIGAQRAVTNTLLSIVTSAFQATATLVIIFSLEWRLTVLALIALPIFILPSRRVARILREIINQQLDLNSKMNAIMNETLNVSGALLVKLFGRQRDQVAVFAERADEVRDIGVRQAIVGRWFFMGMSLVAAFGTAAVWWLGGIMVLQGEFTVGTIVAFAAYLAQLYGPVVALVNARVDFATSMVSFERVFEMLDLPVEIADAPNAVELTRVRGEIRFEGVSFSYLADPTDESAKSDIQNPNNELRITNSNGRDSDAFLPTLVPTRRYALRDVNFEIKPGQLVALVGPSGAGKTTITYLIPRLYDPTEGRVLIDGYDLREVTLQSLARQIGTVTQETYLFHDTMRANLLFAKPDATQDQIEHAAHAANIREFIAKLPQGYETIVGERGYRLSGGEKQRLAIARVILKDPRILVLDEATSSLDSESERLIQDALKPLMQGRTSVVIAHRLSTILAADVILVVDDGRIVEQGTHAELLALNGLYARLYNTQFREQLAETT from the coding sequence ATGCGACGTGTGGCGGCGTATGCGCGCCCCTACGCGTTCAAAATTTTCCTCGCGCTCCTCGCGATTCTCGCTTCGTCTGTCCTGGGTTTGATGCCACCGCTCTTGTTCCGCGAGATGATTGACCGCGCCTTGCCGCAAAAAGATTTCACGCGTCTCAACGTGTTGGCGTTCGCGATGATCGCGGTGCCGCTGCTCGATGGACTGATCACGACGGGGCAACGGTGGCTCACCGCGCAAGTCGGCGAAGGCATCATCGCCGATTTACGCAAGTCGTTGTACGCGCACATGCAAAAGATGTCGCTCCGTTTTTTCACGAACACGAAAACGGGCGAACTGATGTCGCGTTTGAACAACGATGTCATCGGCGCGCAGCGCGCCGTCACGAACACGTTGCTTTCGATTGTCACGAGCGCGTTTCAAGCCACCGCCACACTCGTCATTATTTTCTCGCTCGAGTGGCGGCTCACCGTGCTCGCGTTGATCGCGCTGCCGATTTTTATTTTGCCCTCGCGTCGCGTCGCGCGCATTTTACGCGAGATCATCAATCAACAACTCGATCTCAATTCCAAGATGAACGCGATCATGAACGAGACGTTGAACGTCAGCGGCGCATTGCTCGTCAAATTGTTCGGTCGTCAGCGCGATCAAGTGGCGGTCTTTGCCGAACGCGCTGACGAGGTGCGCGATATCGGTGTGCGTCAGGCAATCGTCGGACGCTGGTTCTTTATGGGGATGAGCTTGGTCGCGGCGTTCGGCACGGCGGCGGTGTGGTGGCTGGGCGGGATCATGGTCTTGCAAGGAGAATTCACCGTCGGCACGATTGTCGCGTTCGCGGCGTACCTCGCCCAGTTGTACGGACCCGTGGTCGCGCTCGTCAACGCGCGGGTTGACTTTGCGACCTCGATGGTGTCGTTCGAGCGCGTGTTCGAGATGCTCGACCTGCCGGTCGAGATCGCGGACGCGCCGAACGCGGTCGAACTGACGCGCGTGCGCGGCGAGATTCGGTTCGAGGGTGTTAGTTTCTCTTATTTGGCTGATCCGACGGACGAGAGCGCAAAATCGGATATTCAAAATCCGAATAACGAATTACGAATTACGAATTCAAATGGTCGCGATTCCGATGCTTTTCTCCCCACGCTTGTTCCGACGCGCCGCTATGCGTTGCGCGACGTGAATTTTGAAATCAAGCCAGGGCAACTCGTTGCGCTCGTCGGTCCGAGCGGCGCGGGCAAGACGACGATCACGTACCTCATCCCGCGTTTGTACGATCCAACCGAAGGGCGCGTGCTGATTGATGGATACGATTTGCGCGAGGTGACGCTGCAATCGCTCGCGCGACAAATCGGAACCGTGACGCAAGAGACGTATCTATTTCATGATACGATGCGCGCGAATTTGCTTTTTGCCAAGCCGGACGCGACCCAGGATCAAATCGAACACGCGGCACACGCGGCGAACATTCGCGAATTCATCGCGAAATTGCCGCAGGGGTACGAAACGATTGTCGGCGAGCGCGGCTATCGTTTGAGCGGCGGCGAAAAGCAACGGCTCGCGATTGCGCGCGTGATTCTCAAAGATCCGCGCATTCTCGTGTTGGACGAAGCGACTTCGAGTTTGGATTCTGAGTCCGAGCGGCTGATCCAGGACGCGCTCAAGCCGTTGATGCAAGGTCGCACGAGCGTCGTCATCGCACACCGGCTCTCGACGATTCTCGCGGCGGATGTGATTCTCGTCGTGGATGATGGACGCATCGTGGAACAAGGCACGCACGCGGAACTGCTCGCGTTGAATGGCTTGTACGCGCGATTGTACAACACCCAGTTTCGCGAGCAACTGGCAGAGACCACATGA